The Astyanax mexicanus isolate ESR-SI-001 chromosome 20, AstMex3_surface, whole genome shotgun sequence genome contains a region encoding:
- the LOC103043725 gene encoding B-cell CLL/lymphoma 7 protein family member A, protein MSGRSVRAETRSRAKDDIKRVMAAIEKVRKWEKKWVTVGDTSLRIFKWVPVTEPRTDDKNKKKKGRDEKYGSEVTTPENSSSPGMTDINDENSNQSSIADISPVKPENSCSTSPAPEATAASQSNGSENKSSSTSSETSAPEKEASSETSQATQEQEEEAPPSKKSRHESSSQDCGES, encoded by the exons ATGTCTGGCCGCTCAGTCCGCGCGGAGACCCGGAGCCGAGCGAAAGATGATATCAAGCGGGTCATGGCCGCCATTGAGAAAGTACGAAAATG GGAGAAGAAGTGGGTGACTGTTGGAGACACTTCATTACGTATTTTTAAATGGGTACCGGTGACTGAACCCAGGACAGATGAT aaaaataaaaagaagaaaggcAGAGATGAGAAGTACGGCTCAGAGGTCACCACTCCAGAGAACAGCTCCTCCCCAGGGATGACTGATATAAACG ATGAGAACAGCAATCAGAGCTCCATTGCCGACATTTCCCCAGTGAAGCCGGAAAACAGCTGTAGCACAAGTCCAGCACCAGAGGCCACTGCAGCGTCTCAGAGCAACGGGAGTGAAA ATAAAAGCAGCTCTACTTCCTCAGAGACCTCAGCACCAGAGAAGGAGGCTTCATCAGAAACCTCCCAAGCTACTCAG gaaCAGGAAGAGGAGGCTCCTCCGAGTAAGAAAAGCAGACACGAGTCTTCCTCTCAGGACTGTGGAGAAAGCTGA